One Nocardia iowensis DNA window includes the following coding sequences:
- a CDS encoding SCO6880 family protein, with protein MTARMYGRWERPRSAGFFGLTWGVSMAGLGLIITIMVGFMITRSLSVAGMLIVVSAVVFVPVAVTRNGRTGWEIALLRAQFVAARYRGEHLYRAGRFSRIPGIAKLPGLLADSQLSEYETAGGRRFGMIHIRRTDHYTVVVRVVPRGKELVDQSQIDSWIEGYGHFLAAQGRGGEVVAVTSVLDSVVETRLRQVREVARLIRPDAPRYAKAVMREAAADTGSVGVRIEARIAVTYRAIGKGRIRRDEAEQAREIGQRLQGVLSQLARAGLPATPLQAWEVLGLVRSRYDIASQRDCEAAGSDITSTQSWDSVGPIAHQDRWDHYVHDGARSITWEMDAAPRGAVMETGLEELLRPRADVPRKRIAIVYRLHSAAEATTLVDSDFRDAVAAEQTERGIASASARIRVGNTGAAREEQARGAGLTRFGLLLTVTDHLDGDLPGIEASVKGMAAASRLGVRRCYGSQAAAFAASLGIGLILPEHASISKRISA; from the coding sequence ATGACGGCACGGATGTATGGCCGCTGGGAACGCCCACGTAGCGCAGGCTTTTTCGGCCTGACCTGGGGTGTGTCGATGGCTGGTCTCGGGCTGATCATCACCATCATGGTCGGGTTCATGATCACCCGGTCGCTATCGGTGGCGGGGATGCTGATCGTGGTGTCCGCGGTGGTGTTCGTGCCGGTGGCGGTGACCCGAAATGGCCGCACTGGCTGGGAAATAGCGCTGCTGCGGGCCCAATTCGTCGCTGCGCGTTACCGGGGCGAGCACCTGTATCGGGCGGGCAGGTTTTCGAGGATCCCCGGCATCGCGAAACTGCCAGGGCTGCTGGCAGATTCGCAGCTTTCGGAGTACGAGACAGCAGGTGGTCGACGCTTCGGGATGATCCATATCCGCCGCACCGATCACTACACGGTGGTAGTGCGGGTTGTTCCGCGCGGCAAAGAACTGGTCGACCAGTCCCAAATCGACTCCTGGATAGAGGGCTACGGCCATTTCCTTGCTGCGCAAGGCCGCGGCGGGGAAGTCGTCGCAGTCACCTCGGTGCTCGACAGTGTCGTCGAAACCCGGTTGCGGCAGGTGCGGGAGGTCGCGCGGCTCATACGCCCTGACGCACCCCGCTACGCGAAGGCTGTGATGCGTGAAGCTGCCGCCGACACCGGCAGCGTCGGGGTCCGGATCGAGGCCCGGATCGCGGTCACCTACCGCGCGATCGGCAAGGGCCGTATCCGCCGCGACGAGGCCGAGCAAGCCCGCGAGATCGGCCAACGCCTCCAGGGCGTGCTGTCCCAACTGGCGCGTGCGGGCCTGCCCGCAACACCGCTGCAGGCGTGGGAGGTCCTCGGACTGGTGCGCTCGCGCTATGACATAGCCTCCCAACGCGATTGCGAGGCCGCCGGCTCCGATATCACCAGCACCCAGTCGTGGGACAGCGTCGGGCCGATCGCGCATCAGGACCGGTGGGATCACTACGTCCACGATGGGGCCCGCTCGATCACCTGGGAGATGGACGCCGCACCACGCGGCGCGGTCATGGAAACCGGGCTCGAGGAACTGCTGCGCCCCCGCGCGGACGTGCCACGTAAACGGATCGCGATCGTCTACCGGCTGCACTCGGCCGCCGAGGCGACCACCCTGGTGGACTCCGATTTCCGCGACGCAGTCGCCGCCGAGCAAACCGAACGCGGCATCGCCTCGGCCTCGGCACGGATCAGGGTCGGCAACACCGGCGCGGCGCGTGAGGAACAAGCCCGCGGAGCCGGGCTGACCCGGTTCGGGCTGTTGCTCACCGTGACCGATCACCTCGACGGTGACCTGCCGGGCATCGAGGCCTCGGTGAAAGGGATGGCGGCGGCATCACGACTCGGTGTGCGCCGCTGCTACGGCAGCCAAGCCGCCGCGTTCGCCGCCAGCCTCGGTATCGGGCTGATCCTGCCCGAGCACGCCAGCATCTCCAAGCGGATCTCGGCATGA
- a CDS encoding C40 family peptidase: protein MDFSAKTVTATAVGLPVALLLLLLLVIVGADPALSCATPLPVGSAGGVSGPTGHSVTGLSERQLQLARNGVAIGLQRGMGESVIIAELAAQATESTFRNLANPAVPESLRYANDGLGFDHDSVGPHQIRFSIHGSVGIARLMDPVYQINWFYDRAAELGTAAQHMSAAEIAQAIEVSAPNAYGAQLDLARRLYAMFSGIDARSMPRTDPAAAASGCGPTGSGTPVPATASAFGRAVIEHAARWMGTPYVWGGGDSGGPTGGGFDCSGLTLYAIYQASGGQIRLPHYTQAQQDHPTAQQVPFDQKAPGDLIFFTAAGDADSHHVGIYYGRDEQGRDLLLHAPQTGQTVTLTPLSAWQGERMDIRRYQPPTASPADRP from the coding sequence ATGGATTTCTCCGCGAAGACCGTGACCGCGACCGCGGTGGGGCTGCCGGTCGCGCTGCTTCTGTTGCTGCTGCTGGTGATCGTCGGCGCCGACCCAGCGCTGTCGTGTGCGACGCCGCTACCGGTGGGCAGCGCGGGCGGCGTGAGCGGACCGACCGGGCACAGTGTGACCGGGCTGAGCGAGCGCCAGCTGCAACTGGCCCGCAACGGGGTCGCGATCGGCCTCCAGCGCGGGATGGGCGAATCGGTGATCATCGCCGAACTGGCCGCGCAGGCGACCGAATCGACCTTCAGGAACTTGGCCAACCCCGCCGTGCCGGAATCACTGCGTTACGCCAACGATGGGCTCGGGTTCGACCACGATTCGGTTGGCCCGCACCAGATCCGGTTCAGCATCCACGGATCGGTCGGTATCGCTCGGTTGATGGACCCGGTATATCAGATCAATTGGTTCTACGATCGCGCCGCCGAGCTCGGCACCGCAGCGCAGCACATGTCTGCGGCCGAGATCGCACAAGCAATCGAAGTTTCGGCGCCGAATGCTTATGGGGCACAGCTGGATCTTGCACGGCGGCTGTACGCGATGTTCTCTGGCATCGATGCGCGGTCGATGCCACGCACCGACCCTGCAGCCGCGGCGAGCGGATGCGGGCCAACGGGGTCCGGGACGCCGGTGCCGGCTACGGCGAGCGCGTTCGGGCGGGCGGTGATCGAACACGCCGCCCGATGGATGGGCACGCCGTATGTGTGGGGCGGCGGGGACAGCGGTGGCCCGACCGGTGGTGGGTTCGATTGCAGCGGTTTGACGCTGTATGCGATCTACCAGGCATCCGGCGGCCAGATCCGGCTCCCGCACTACACCCAAGCCCAACAAGACCACCCCACCGCGCAACAAGTTCCGTTCGACCAGAAAGCCCCTGGCGACCTGATCTTCTTCACCGCCGCAGGCGATGCCGACTCCCACCATGTCGGGATCTACTACGGCCGCGACGAACAGGGGCGCGACCTGCTGCTGCACGCCCCGCAAACCGGGCAAACGGTCACCCTCACACCGCTGTCGGCATGGCAGGGCGAGCGCATGGACATCCGCCGCTACCAACCGCCGACAGCCAGTCCAGCCGACCGACCATGA
- a CDS encoding acyl-CoA dehydrogenase family protein, with product MTTIETTTRLDHTTTIAPRRTRAGEPLASLTATVFGDGDYMDQVRIRDVVAALGDVPGSGETQSEEALYSYPLLERAIAALGGSARAIAADDGASYALFDWAAALAPRLLVVLAGHLKLSIAAIEKLGDGSPFQQQCLRDLDTGAAAGVGLVTELEHGSDAIHLETTATWLPEQRSFRLDTPTAGAVKFMPNLATAVPRCVVVSARLIVDRADEGVWPFLMRLRTAEGLVEGVDVKPLPDNGFGLWMDNAMTRFHGALIPESALLGGDVAGFDASGRFRCELTVRQRFARTTSPLHSARLCMAGAAVSAARAGLELAVGYASHRLVGPDGSSMISHDHVAGQLTHAMSDMWAMTCLVNAVRAHCARGDVDSGEVALWAMLTKPVASYTSWAVIEMCRQRLAAQGILRANYLTDYVALCEGILTAEGETWAMLGAAGRALRRSEVPHLSGIDERPRQWWYRLLVERERSLAQDAGSQRHPDSAAIELATAVAVRTAVDAMCTAAADMNDPAAQRSLYDLMALYGLRHVSEHANWYIAHGLLGRARAARLHRNLCSRAAAVEHRLPILARAFAVPEDLPAPIAGDTTARWIAFAGWDLPIRPRPLPKPSAVRDD from the coding sequence ATGACAACGATCGAGACCACAACTCGACTCGACCACACCACAACGATAGCGCCGCGCCGGACACGAGCTGGCGAGCCACTCGCTTCGCTGACAGCGACGGTTTTCGGTGATGGCGACTACATGGATCAGGTGCGGATCCGCGATGTGGTCGCGGCACTGGGTGATGTTCCAGGCAGCGGGGAGACTCAGTCCGAGGAAGCTCTGTACAGCTACCCCCTGCTCGAACGCGCCATCGCCGCGTTGGGCGGATCGGCACGCGCGATAGCCGCCGATGACGGCGCGTCGTATGCGCTGTTCGACTGGGCGGCGGCGCTGGCGCCACGGCTACTGGTGGTGCTGGCGGGCCATCTCAAACTCAGCATCGCCGCGATCGAAAAACTCGGCGACGGTTCACCATTCCAACAGCAATGCCTGCGCGACCTGGATACCGGAGCAGCGGCGGGAGTCGGACTGGTCACTGAGCTCGAGCACGGTAGCGACGCGATCCACCTGGAAACCACGGCTACCTGGCTGCCCGAGCAGCGCTCCTTCCGCCTCGATACTCCTACCGCCGGGGCGGTGAAGTTCATGCCCAACCTCGCCACTGCGGTTCCCCGCTGCGTTGTCGTGTCCGCACGCTTGATCGTCGACCGGGCCGATGAAGGAGTGTGGCCGTTTCTGATGCGGCTGCGCACCGCCGAGGGGCTGGTCGAAGGGGTGGATGTGAAGCCGTTGCCCGACAACGGGTTCGGCTTGTGGATGGACAACGCCATGACCCGATTCCATGGCGCGCTGATCCCGGAATCGGCGCTGCTGGGCGGGGACGTCGCCGGTTTCGATGCGTCGGGCCGGTTTCGCTGCGAGCTGACAGTGCGGCAACGCTTCGCGCGCACGACGAGCCCGTTGCATTCGGCACGGTTGTGCATGGCCGGTGCGGCGGTGTCAGCGGCGCGCGCCGGACTGGAGCTGGCGGTTGGCTATGCCAGCCACCGTCTGGTCGGTCCCGATGGCTCCTCGATGATTTCTCACGACCATGTGGCCGGGCAGCTGACGCATGCGATGTCGGATATGTGGGCGATGACGTGCCTGGTGAACGCCGTACGCGCACACTGTGCGCGCGGCGACGTCGACAGCGGCGAGGTGGCGCTGTGGGCGATGCTCACCAAACCGGTCGCCTCCTACACCTCCTGGGCAGTAATCGAGATGTGCCGGCAACGGCTGGCAGCTCAGGGCATTCTGCGTGCGAACTATCTCACCGACTACGTCGCGCTCTGCGAAGGGATCCTGACCGCCGAAGGCGAAACCTGGGCGATGCTCGGCGCGGCCGGACGCGCTCTGCGCCGATCAGAAGTGCCTCACCTGAGCGGCATCGACGAGCGACCGCGGCAGTGGTGGTACCGGCTGCTTGTTGAACGCGAGCGAAGCTTGGCGCAAGACGCCGGCTCGCAGCGTCACCCTGACAGTGCGGCAATAGAACTCGCCACGGCCGTCGCGGTCCGTACCGCCGTGGACGCCATGTGTACCGCGGCTGCGGACATGAATGACCCTGCCGCACAACGCAGTCTGTATGACCTGATGGCGCTCTACGGATTGCGGCACGTCAGCGAGCACGCGAACTGGTATATCGCCCACGGGTTGCTGGGCCGGGCCCGCGCTGCCAGGCTCCACCGCAATCTGTGCTCTCGTGCGGCGGCGGTGGAACACCGGCTGCCGATCCTCGCGCGTGCGTTCGCCGTACCCGAGGACCTTCCCGCACCGATCGCCGGGGACACCACCGCGCGATGGATCGCCTTCGCCGGATGGGATCTGCCGATCCGGCCCCGACCACTACCGAAGCCTTCGGCGGTGCGTGATGACTGA
- a CDS encoding alpha/beta fold hydrolase — protein MIDHQDACPFPVVAPDGARLSAVRIGSASAPASVVYVHGMFTDASYWKPLVEHLHHRLEGGIAQICYDQRGHGSSDCATRETPLNLEVMAGDLAAVLDHVDGAVVLAAHSVAALLVQEWAGRNPARARALSGIVLFNACAEFPYTPVTSHEILPGLLERRGRYSAIEELSSLLYTAPPSERWLPARKRSADPSAVQRLRATAEAALAELSAYPPAVLTNEAADVLRDIPTWVLAGQRDPVVTPSRSQRLAEQIWADYDTIPGAGHSLPHVDPGPASESILAALEVAYRAHRQNGVAS, from the coding sequence ATGATTGACCATCAGGACGCCTGCCCATTTCCCGTAGTCGCTCCCGACGGCGCACGGCTGTCGGCGGTGCGCATCGGCTCGGCCTCGGCTCCGGCGAGTGTGGTCTATGTCCACGGCATGTTCACCGACGCCAGCTATTGGAAGCCTTTGGTCGAGCACCTGCATCACCGCCTCGAGGGTGGGATCGCCCAGATCTGCTACGACCAACGTGGCCATGGCAGCTCCGACTGTGCCACTCGGGAAACGCCATTGAACCTGGAGGTAATGGCAGGGGACCTGGCCGCGGTCCTCGACCACGTCGATGGAGCTGTCGTGCTGGCGGCGCACTCGGTCGCGGCGCTGCTGGTCCAAGAATGGGCAGGACGTAATCCTGCACGCGCCCGTGCCCTATCCGGGATCGTGTTGTTCAACGCCTGTGCCGAATTCCCTTACACACCAGTGACTTCCCACGAGATTCTGCCTGGCCTGTTAGAGCGGCGCGGAAGGTACTCCGCAATCGAGGAACTGAGCAGCCTCCTCTATACGGCACCTCCCAGCGAACGCTGGTTGCCTGCGCGGAAGCGCTCCGCCGACCCCAGCGCCGTCCAGCGTCTGCGCGCGACTGCGGAGGCGGCGCTCGCGGAACTGTCGGCATACCCACCTGCGGTGTTGACCAACGAAGCCGCTGATGTGCTGCGTGACATCCCGACGTGGGTACTGGCTGGTCAACGCGACCCTGTCGTCACGCCGAGCAGATCCCAGCGACTGGCCGAGCAGATCTGGGCGGACTACGACACCATCCCCGGCGCTGGACACTCTCTCCCGCATGTTGACCCCGGCCCTGCCAGCGAATCGATCCTGGCCGCGCTGGAGGTGGCCTACCGGGCCCACCGCCAGAACGGTGTCGCCTCGTGA